One part of the Desulfonema ishimotonii genome encodes these proteins:
- a CDS encoding VOC family protein yields MISRIDHVSIAVRDPENALNFFRKIFGAVPGASGSDGQMKYSWRILSAGDLSRLELIAPTGEGSFLDNFLKEKAAGVHHITFETPDIRQAKAALEAHKIPFFGFSDRDPAWKELFIHPRDAFGVLIQIAEFRPDEWLDESVIFPEGRRWAAEKNTEGGTLTLAHPGGGKVAIELNRDEIETLVSDLEKLL; encoded by the coding sequence GTGATTTCCCGTATTGACCATGTTTCCATAGCAGTCAGAGACCCTGAAAACGCCCTGAATTTTTTCCGAAAAATTTTCGGCGCTGTTCCGGGCGCGTCCGGCTCGGACGGGCAGATGAAATATTCCTGGCGCATTCTGTCGGCAGGCGATCTTTCGCGGCTGGAGCTGATCGCGCCGACGGGAGAGGGGAGTTTTCTCGATAATTTTTTAAAAGAGAAGGCCGCAGGTGTTCACCACATCACCTTTGAAACCCCGGACATCCGCCAGGCCAAGGCGGCCCTTGAAGCGCACAAGATCCCCTTTTTCGGGTTCAGCGACCGCGACCCGGCCTGGAAAGAGCTGTTTATCCATCCCAGAGACGCCTTCGGGGTATTGATTCAGATTGCCGAATTCCGCCCGGACGAGTGGCTGGATGAATCGGTCATTTTTCCCGAAGGAAGGCGGTGGGCTGCGGAGAAAAACACGGAGGGCGGCACACTGACACTGGCCCACCCCGGGGGCGGGAAGGTGGCAATTGAACTGAACCGGGATGAGATTGAGACGCTCGTCAGCGATCTTGAAAAGTTGCTGTAG
- a CDS encoding GatB/YqeY domain-containing protein produces the protein MRLQEQIKSDLKIAMKAKDEERKNAIRVVMGEFARLESKALSDDDVIKVLKKLIKSERELLEKTGGAETPFIGILEAYLPQMASEADILAWVRENIDLSEFKNKMQAMKPIMAHFGTQANGNVVKKILQQL, from the coding sequence ATGAGGCTTCAGGAACAGATTAAAAGCGATCTGAAGATAGCAATGAAGGCAAAGGATGAGGAAAGAAAAAATGCCATCCGCGTGGTCATGGGCGAATTTGCCCGGCTTGAAAGCAAGGCGCTTTCAGATGACGATGTGATTAAAGTGCTGAAAAAGCTGATCAAGTCCGAAAGAGAACTGCTTGAAAAAACAGGCGGGGCAGAAACCCCGTTCATCGGCATCCTTGAGGCCTATCTTCCGCAGATGGCGTCCGAAGCGGATATTCTGGCCTGGGTTCGGGAGAATATCGACCTGTCTGAATTTAAGAACAAGATGCAGGCCATGAAACCGATTATGGCGCACTTCGGAACCCAGGCCAACGGCAACGTGGTCAAAAAGATTTTACAGCAGTTGTAA
- the trpB gene encoding tryptophan synthase subunit beta, whose amino-acid sequence MDKNQAVAENNKAFQSGVYPDENGHFGPYGGRYVGETLMPALLELEAAYNKYLSDPGFQEEFRALLTHYTGRPTPLFHAKRLSAHLGGAQIYLKREDLTHTGAHKINNTLGQALLAKYMGKKKVIAETGAGQHGVATATVAALFGMECKVFMGTEDVRRQAPNVRRMELLGAEVVPVASGTGTLKDAMNEALRYWVGAVEDTFYIIGSVAGPHPYPVMVREFQKVIGQEARGQILEMAGRLPDMLVACVGGGSNAMGLFFPFAEDESVEMVGVEAAGKGVHTDKHAATLGKGTVGVLHGSKSYVLQDENGQITEAHSVSAGLDYPGVGPEHSMFKDFGRARYESITDTQALDAFKTLCLQEGIIPALESAHAMAQAMIEAKKMGTDKIIVVNLSGRGDKDLGIVDEYLK is encoded by the coding sequence ATGGATAAAAATCAGGCAGTTGCCGAAAACAATAAAGCATTTCAATCCGGCGTTTACCCGGATGAAAACGGCCATTTCGGACCTTACGGCGGACGTTACGTGGGCGAAACCCTGATGCCCGCCCTGCTGGAATTGGAAGCGGCCTATAACAAATATCTGTCCGATCCGGGGTTTCAGGAAGAATTCCGGGCATTGCTGACCCATTACACGGGCCGCCCCACGCCCCTGTTTCATGCCAAACGGCTGAGTGCGCATCTGGGCGGGGCGCAGATTTATCTCAAGCGCGAAGATCTGACCCACACGGGCGCGCACAAGATCAACAACACGCTGGGCCAGGCCCTGCTTGCCAAATACATGGGCAAGAAAAAGGTCATTGCCGAGACGGGCGCGGGCCAGCACGGTGTGGCCACTGCAACTGTGGCGGCCCTGTTCGGCATGGAGTGCAAGGTTTTCATGGGCACGGAAGATGTGCGGCGTCAGGCTCCCAATGTGCGGCGCATGGAGCTTCTGGGCGCGGAGGTGGTGCCGGTGGCCTCCGGCACAGGCACCCTGAAAGACGCCATGAACGAGGCCCTGCGCTACTGGGTCGGCGCGGTGGAAGACACCTTTTACATCATCGGATCGGTGGCCGGTCCCCATCCCTATCCGGTCATGGTGCGGGAATTTCAGAAGGTCATCGGGCAGGAGGCGCGGGGGCAGATTCTCGAAATGGCCGGGCGTCTGCCGGATATGCTGGTGGCCTGTGTGGGCGGCGGCAGCAACGCAATGGGGCTCTTTTTTCCCTTTGCGGAAGACGAAAGCGTGGAGATGGTGGGCGTGGAGGCTGCCGGAAAAGGCGTTCACACGGACAAGCACGCGGCCACGCTGGGCAAGGGAACCGTCGGCGTGCTTCACGGCTCCAAGTCCTATGTGTTGCAGGATGAAAATGGTCAGATAACCGAGGCCCACTCGGTTTCCGCCGGTCTGGACTACCCCGGTGTGGGGCCGGAACACTCCATGTTCAAGGATTTCGGGCGCGCCCGGTATGAGTCCATCACCGACACCCAGGCACTGGATGCGTTCAAAACGCTCTGTTTGCAGGAGGGCATCATCCCGGCCCTGGAAAGCGCCCACGCAATGGCCCAGGCCATGATCGAGGCGAAGAAGATGGGCACGGACAAAATTATCGTGGTCAACCTGTCGGGACGGGGCGACAAAGACCTTGGCATTGTTGATGAATATCTGAAATAA
- the trpA gene encoding tryptophan synthase subunit alpha, with amino-acid sequence MNRIHKTFETLKQKNEKALVGFVSAGDPDVETSLKIVEAMCEAGLDVLELGIPFSDPTSDGPVIQRSSARALEKGVNPGVVLEMTKKIREKTDIPIILFSYYNPILAYGNDAFYRDAVAAGADGVLVVDLPPEESDEMTAQWAGNGLDVIRLIAPTTPVERMAHIADGATGFLYLVSMIGITGSGGLDTAFIRKYADDLRSVTGLPICVGFGISTAEHVRAVASVADGVVIGSAFERMIEENIENPDLAGMIGERVREYKAATR; translated from the coding sequence ATGAATCGTATCCATAAGACGTTTGAGACGCTGAAGCAGAAAAACGAAAAGGCTCTGGTGGGATTTGTCAGCGCAGGCGACCCGGATGTGGAGACCTCCCTGAAGATCGTTGAGGCCATGTGCGAGGCCGGGTTGGACGTGCTGGAGCTGGGCATTCCCTTTTCCGACCCCACATCCGACGGTCCGGTGATTCAGCGCTCATCCGCACGGGCTCTGGAAAAGGGCGTGAATCCCGGCGTTGTTCTGGAAATGACAAAGAAGATCCGGGAAAAAACAGACATTCCCATTATCCTGTTCAGCTATTACAACCCCATCCTGGCCTATGGCAATGATGCGTTTTACCGGGATGCCGTGGCGGCGGGCGCAGACGGTGTGCTGGTGGTGGATCTGCCGCCGGAGGAGTCCGACGAGATGACCGCTCAGTGGGCCGGAAACGGGCTGGATGTGATCCGGCTGATCGCACCCACGACGCCGGTGGAACGGATGGCACATATTGCCGACGGCGCAACCGGTTTTCTCTATCTGGTTTCCATGATCGGCATCACCGGCAGCGGCGGGCTGGACACGGCGTTTATCAGGAAATACGCGGATGACCTGCGCTCCGTCACCGGTCTGCCGATCTGCGTGGGCTTCGGCATCTCCACGGCAGAGCATGTCCGGGCCGTGGCCTCGGTCGCCGACGGCGTGGTCATCGGCAGCGCCTTTGAGCGGATGATTGAGGAGAATATTGAAAACCCGGATCTGGCGGGGATGATCGGGGAACGGGTGCGGGAGTATAAGGCTGCGACAAGGTGA